Proteins from one Ipomoea triloba cultivar NCNSP0323 chromosome 1, ASM357664v1 genomic window:
- the LOC116014217 gene encoding NEDD8-conjugating enzyme Ubc12-like: protein MIKLFKVKEKQREIAENANGKPPVKKQSPGELRLHKDISELNLPKTCNMSFPNGKDDLMNFDVSIRPDEGYYLGGTFLFSFKISHIYPHEAPKVKCKTKVYHPNIDLEGNVCLNILREDWKPVLNINTVIYGLYHLFTDPNHEDPLNSDAAAVLRDNPKLFESNVRRAMAGGYVGQTFFPSCA from the exons ATGATTAAGCTGTTTAAAGTAAAGGAAAAACAAAGGGAGATTGCTGAAAATGCAAATGGGAAACCTCCTGTGAAGAAGCAAAGTCCAGGAGAACTCCGTCTTCATAAAG ATATAAGTGAGCTAAACCTGCCAAAAACATGTAATATGTCTTTCCCTAATGGGAAAGATGACCTCATGAACTTTGATGTTTCAATTCGGCCTGATGAAGGATACTACTT AGGTGGCACATTCCTATTCTCCTTCAAAATTTCTCATATATATCCTCACGAAGCACCAAAGGTTAAATGCAAGACAAAG GTTTACCATCCAAACATTGACCTAGAGGGGAATGTCTGTCTTAACATTCTTCGAGAAGACTGGAAACCAGTGCTGAACATTAACACTGTCATTTACGGCCTATATCATCTCTTCACT GATCCAAATCACGAGGATCCCCTCAATTCAGATGCAGCAGCTGTGTTGCGGGACAACCCAAAGTTGTTTGAATCCAATGTGAGACGGGCAATGGCTGGAGGATACGTTGGACAGACATTCTTTCCTTCTTGTGCATAA
- the LOC115996867 gene encoding protein BRASSINAZOLE-RESISTANT 1-like: MMWEGGGSAASLSGGGGEGGVGGGSSGRRKPSWRERENNRRRERRRRAIAAKIYAGLRAQGNYNLPKHCDNNEVLKALCTEAGWIVEPDGTTYRKGCKPIPMEIGGTSANITPSSSRNPSPPSSYFASPIPSYQASPLSSACPSPTRGNANISPHPFVFLHNSIPSSLPALRISNSAPVTPPLSSPTRVPKQTFNLEALAKDSMSAFNISFFASAPTSPTRGHRFPATIPECDESDTSTIDSGQWMSFQKYAPSVVPTSPTFNLMKPVAQQIPSSDAMFTEEGKSMEFDFEKVAMKAWEGERIHEVGLDDLELTLGSGNARS, encoded by the exons ATGATGTGGGAAGGCGGAGGATCAGCGGCATCGTTGTCGGGAGGCGGCGGCGAGGGCGGCGTTGGGGGTGGTAGTAGCGGGAGGAGGAAGCCGTCgtggagggagagagagaacaATCGGCGGAGAGAGAGGAGGAGGAGAGCCATAGCTGCGAAGATATATGCGGGGCTGAGAGCTCAGGGGAACTATAATCTCCCCAAGCACTGTGACAACAACGAGGTCCTCAAAGCTCTCTGTACTGAAGCTGGATGGATCGTCGAGCCTGATGGCACCACTTATCGCAAG GGATGCAAACCAATCCCAATGGAGATTGGAGGCACTTCGGCCAACATCACCCCAAGCTCGTCGCGCAATCCAAGCCCTCCATCTTCCTACTTTGCTAGTCCAATTCCATCTTACCAAGCTAGTCCATTGTCCTCTGCATGTCCCAGTCCAACCCGTGGCAATGCCAATATTTCTCCACATCCATTTGTATTTCTCCATAACAGCATTCCTTCGTCGCTACCTGCCCTAAGGATATCAAACAGTGCCCCTGTAACGCCACCGCTTTCTTCCCCAACCAGAGTTCCCAAGCAGACTTTCAATCTGGAAGCTTTGGCCAAAGATTCAATGTCAGCCTTCAACATCTCTTTCTTTGCTTCTGCCCCCACCAGCCCTACTCGTGGGCATCGGTTCCCTGCCACTATTCCTGAATGCGATGAATCTGACACATCCACCATTGATTCGGGCCAGTGGATGAGCTTTCAGAAGTATGCACCTAGCGTGGTTCCAACATCCCCGACATTTAACCTCATGAAACCTGTTGCTCAACAAATTCCTTCTAGTGATGCAATGTTCACCGAGGAAGGTAAAAGCATGGAGTTTGACTTCGAGAAGGTTGCAATGAAGGCATGGGAAGGTGAAAGAATTCACGAGGTAGGATTGGATGATCTGGAGCTCACGCTTGGAAGTGGGAATGCTCGCTCATGA
- the LOC116033069 gene encoding NAC domain-containing protein 89-like, whose amino-acid sequence MCPPATTPDAIDDYTHEQIFLVLEKAKNGSALPNNVSEDINPYQYLPSNLPAEIWFLVQQTESKKSEHGLWKAKGEACPIYQNGSICGWRSTLEFFKGPNGQKTGWVMQEYKTEKEGYYERSQKQSRSLCSIFRCSNDMPSEKKPAVASRGNAMNSMLLSAPNANPTSGVGSTSESQAKSKDAGSTQSPPLETSKDVSIERLLSAILSDEDYIEMDDLDEVPKLPAADEAIDPRDEALINQILMEDVLELDDLTGDIGPLPAANEAEDPRSEALSDQILKEGFMELDDLEDPEDITGDFLEMNDMDRRLSPSTSSVNTSHRSLASEDDFFATLRNMDDDKNGDPKGKGSSYKCRNMGPVKPDEVIIQLAPSGSLVKATGSKAGVETRPTSSTNSNIQLKPPQTQPLGARGQITEKKVEKTLHRAATKNKFKKYLCFFPF is encoded by the exons ATGTGCCCCCCTGCAACTACTCCTGATGCTATTGATGATTATACTCATGAGCAGATATTTTTAGTTCTCGAAAAAGCTAAAAATGGGTCTGCTCTCCCAAATAATGTGTCTGAAGACATAAATCCATACCAGTACCTGCCTTCAAATTTGCCGG CTGAAATATGGTTCCTAGTACAACAAACTGAGTCAAAGAAGTCGGAACATGGACTCTGGAAGGCAAAAGGGGAAGCTTGTCCGATATATCAAAATGGCTCCATTTGTGGTTGGAGGTCTACTTTGGAGTTTTTTAAAGGCCCTAATGGACAAAAAACTGGCTGGGTTATGCAGGAGTACAAGACCGAGAAGGAAGGATATTATGAGAGGAGCCAGAAG CAATCTCGATCATTGTGCTCGATTTTCCGTTGCTCTAACGACATGCCATCGGAGAAAAAACCTGCTGTTGCAAGTAGAGGAAACGCAATGAATTCAATGCTGTTGAGTGCTCCCAATGCTAACCCTACTTCAGGAGTAGGTTCCACAAGTGAATCTCAG GCAAAGAGCAAGGACGCAGGCAGCACACAATCACCTCCGTTGGAGACATCTAAAGATGTCTCTATTGAACGTTTGCTTAGTGCCATCCTAAGTGATGAGGACTATATAGAAATGGACGATCTTGATGAAGTCCCCAAATTGCCTGCAGCTGATGAAGCTATAGATCCTCGTGACGAAGCTTTAATCAATCAAATTCTGATGGAAGATGTCTTAGAACTGGATGATCTTACTGGAGACATCGGGCCATTGCCTGCAGCCAACGAAGCTGAAGATCCTCGTAGTGAAGCTCTGAGTGATCAAATCTTGAAAGAGGGCTTCATGGAACTGGATGATCTCGAAGATCCTGAAGATATAACTGGCGACTTCTTGGAAATGAATGATATGGATCGCAGACTCTCCCCTTCCACGAGTTCAGTAAATACAAGTCACCGTAGCTTGGCATCTGAAGATGATTTCTTTGCCACTCTGAGAAACATGGATGATGATAAAAATGGTGACCCGAAGGGAAAGGGCTCCAGCTACAAGTGCAGGAATATGGGACCAGTGAAACCAGACGAGGTGATTATTCAGCTCGCTCCATCAG GATCCCTCGTTAAAGCCACTGGAAGCAAGGCAGGCGTTGAAACTCGACCAACTTCATCAACCAACTCCAACATCCAATTAAAGCCGCCACAAACCCAGCCATTAGGAGCCCGAGGCCAAATAACAGAAAAGAAGGTCGAGAAAACTCTTCATCGAGCAGCCACGAAGAACAAGTTTAAGAAGTACCTCTGCTTTTTCCCTTTCTAG